CGTATCGGCGGCGACAGCGGCCCCGGGCCCGGGTTTCGGCTTCGCCTCCAAAACCAAGAAGAAGCATTTCGTGCAGCAGAAGGTGAAGGTGTTCCGGGCGGCCGACCCGCTGGTGGGCGTGTTCCTGTGGGGCGTAGCCCACTCGGTGAGACCTGGCATTAGCCCCCCATGAGCCCCGTCCAAACCCAGCTGCTCGTGCTCCTCCGGGCGTCCCTGTTTCCACGCTCCCGCCTGCGGAGCCCCTCGCGCTGCCACTTTTCCCCGCGGCTGTCCTGGTCCCTGCCCACCAAACCTCAGGTGTTCCCCGGCGTATCTTGTTTTAGACGTTGTTGCTTGGTTGGTTGCTTTTTGAAATGTAGGCTTTTGGTTCCCCCTCCGCCCTACATTCCACCACCCTAGTTCCGCCTTCTCCACCTGAAATCcaactttctcccttcttcctgccgggtccagcctcagccccaggccACAGAGACTGGCCCGGACCCGGCATCAGCTGTAAGGACGTTAGGGGGAGTGGTTTTTCAGGGTTGGTGGTAGAGAGGTCTCCGGTGAGAGTGTGCGTGTggaaggggagcagggaaggTAGCTGGATGAGGGGGATCGTTCGCTTTCCTTTCCAGCTGCTGTCCTTGATTTTGGAACCTTGGCTTTGAGGGAAGTTCCAGGCTTTCCTGGACTTTCTGATCCTacttgtcctttcctttcccttccagaGGTACAACATTTCAGAGAAACTACCCACCCTCAGCCTCATTAGGACTTATGTATGGTATATTTCTTTGGTCTTAATTGCATCCCCGTTGCTGGCTGGAGTGATGGCGTTTGGTGTAATTGGGGGACATCTCTGACCAAACAGATGGCTGAGGAGCTCTGGTCCTGGGGACACTATGATGGCGAACTTTAGAAACAGGTAGAGGCTATGACCTGGGAATGAGGAGGAGGCCAAAGAGGCCAGtgaatctctttttctttactcAGGTGCAGGATGCACAACTGTTGCCCCTTTTCCCTCAGATCTGGAGTGGGAGGGATGCGGTGACTTTGAATGTAACAGGCAATATTTTATGAATGCATTTCCTTGAATTGTTACAGTAATGGCAGGAGGTGAAGAGAATACAGTTTTTGTCCCCTCCTTAATTTGGGGTTTAAAATGTCGTTGGGGGTCTGCCAGCTCCCTTTTGCATTTGTGGTTCTGTGGACTGCTCCCAACTCCTGGGTGGTAATATCTTTAATTAGAGAGTATCCAGGCTAAGGCACTTGGGATGGGCAAAGCAGATGGAGGTAGGGCTGCCTCTCATATGTACCTTCCAGGTGACCCATCCATCCCTTTGGGAAGCTTAACAAGGAGGATTTTCCTTTGCTAAGGATAGAGGGCGTTACATGAGACCTGCCTCAGCTTCCCCAGGTATATATACTTTAGCTCCAACACCCCACCCTCCAGCCAACACACATTTACTTCAAGTGTCTAGAATGGAGAATTCCTTGAACATATGTCTTAGTGATGATTCAGCCTGCTTAACAGCAGGTGGCGAGGAGGGGCATGAAGAACTGTAGCTGAATTTTAGGCTGGGAATCTCAAgtggcttttttcccccaccctGGAGGAATATGTTCTGCCCTCCTTTTCTACTGAGAACGAGAGGAGCACGGTTTCACTGAAATCTGTGGGATTTAGGTTAGACTGCACTTCATAACCTGTGTTGAATGATCAAGTAAAATTAGGCaaggcattcatttattcacttaataaaCACTTCAGGACCCCTTGTGCCAAACATTATGCTAGCAAGGCACCTGAGAGATGCAGACAATTACAGCTGGTCCTTGCCCTTGAAGAGCTCATGATTTAGGTGGGGAATTTACATAAACTAGCCATTAGAGTCATATGATAAGTGCACTATTAAAGGTGGGTGAGCAGTACCATGGCAACGCTGGGGGGAAAACACATCTCCTTGGGATTTCTTAGTACAGGAACTCCCTTTCCACCCAGAATTAGCAGATGGTTGGCtctgggggccagggagggcaTGTGTTGCTCGCCTCCTTTGGGCCGTGGGTTGGCTTGACTTTAGGAACAGATACCTTAATGAACTCTTATCTTCCGCCCACCTGCATTCCCTCTAGAATCAGCTGCTCTTCTTTACCTTACACCCAGGCAGGTGGGGACCTACTAGAGAGACCTGGGTCAGGGTGGTCTGGAAGGACTGGTCCTGTTTGTAAGGAGATGCCTCCTGCAGGATGTGGACATCTCATTCTTGTTGCTGTTGACTCCCCGGAGTCCCATTAACGCTCTTGTGTACTTTAAGgaatgccttttgttttgtttttaatggagcATGGAACTGTTTGTCTTGAGTCTGctgagggtattttttttttctttagaacttCTCACAGCTTTAAAAATAGTCCTGAGCTGCTTACAGGGTTTGCCTAATATAAAATGACTGCTGTGAGCATGAAGTTCCACGGGGGTGGAGTGTGAGGGGCTGTGTGTGGGGGTTGCTCACTGCAGTCCTTGCTGGGCAGCAGAAGAGGTCAATGCATTCTCTCACCTCTGGCAAGTAGTTGCATAACCagtgtttttaaaggaatgagGTTTGAGTTGCCCTTTTGTGACTCTTGCCCAGACACAGTGTAGAAGTAGCTCTTCGTGCCCCTACTCACTGGCTCCCTATTCTTGTTTTGGCTTATCAGATCAATGAGCtcagccaggtgcctcccccaGTGATGCTGCTGCCAGATGACTTTAAGGCTAGCTCCAAGATCAAGGTCAACAATCACCTTTTCCACAGGTACGTGGAGATCCTTGCTCTTCTCACGTCAGCCTTCCCAGAAGAGAGTATTACGTAAGTTTAAGAGTTAAGATGCCATGAGTTGAAGGTTTTAGATGTGGAAGGCAACTTACAAATTCTATGTTCTAACCTCCTTCCCAGTGCAGAAATTCAGTATCGTGCAAAGAAACCATTGTAATGACTACCAGTGTAGAGAACGCTGGAATATTTATACTAGTTTGTTTTTCATCTGACCTGGTGATACCATAGAGTAAATATATTTGGATGCCCTTACCATTAGCCTTCTGATAGAGACTGCTTGAAAGAAATATCTGAGTCTCCTAAGTGCTCCCGGTATCAAAAGATGCCATTCAAAACTGTGGCACCTATTGCCAATTTTAGGATGTCTCAAACTTGCATGAGATTTGGGAAACACTACTGTTTGGCTGGGCATTAGATCCTGGTTTGTTTAAGCTGCTTACCAGCCATGTGTTTGAAGCAGGCCCCTCAACCACCCTGTGCTACAGACTCTCCTTCTATAAAATACCCCTTTAAATATagggaataaaataaaggaaaaatatacccCTTTAAAGGACTTCACAAGAGTTTTATGAGACTCAAATAAGGTAATGTGTATGAAGGTGCTCTGTAAACTGTCAAGCCCTGTATAAATGTAATATtgttaactttgttttcttaCCTTGAAAACCCTTATTTCAGGGAAAATCTGCCTAGTCATTTCAAGTTCAAGGAGTATTGCCCCCAGGTCTTCAGGAACCTCCGTGATCGATTTGGCATTGATGACCAAGATTACTTGGTGAGATTACTCGGGTTTTCGGGTGAGGGGAGTCATTTCTCCCTAACAAATGGGGAACTCCTTGGGCCAGTCATGTTTGGAGATATGAGAGCCTTGACAAGTCTGATTCTTTACCTATTTGTGGTCACAGGCATCTCAAAAATCTGATGAAAGCCACTTACCCTTTCCTTGGGGGAAAATGTGGccacattaaaaattttgctttcaCTATCATTCAGTCCATAGTAGGGTCATCAGATTAAGATACCCAGCTCAACCTTTTATGCAAGGGTTTTATCCACTTTCAGGCACATTCACTTGACCATTATCCTATGACTTGCATCTCCATGCAAAGAGGAAAAGAGCCTCTGGCCTATTTGTGTCCCCAGGTATCCCTTACCCGAAGTCCCCCAAGTGAAAGTGAAGGCAGTGATGGTCGCTTCCTTATCTCCTATGATCGAACTCTGGTCATCAAAGAAGTATCCAGTGAGGACATTGCTGACATGCATAGCAACCTCTCCAACTACCACCAGGTCAGGCCTctttccagcttcattctttccccttcctctctattCATAGTTCGGCTGCTAGAGCACATTGGGAGACTTCCTatcccttctcctccctgcaaCCTATTTTGCTTCCCAAGAAGCACTTGACATCATGTATTTGAAAACGAGGAATTTCAGAAAAAGCCTCTGAATACCTCGTTGTGTTCTTTTCTAAATAGGAGAAGTTAGACGTGTTCCTTCTCCTTTGGCATTTATAATCGAAAAGCACTGTGGATTGATATGTAAAGGGCACACATACAGCAAAGTATAAACTGTAGACTAAGCCAGAATTAGGTGAAGTGTTAATGCCAAATATACTGTCAGGAATAAATGCGGGTTTGAAGAGAAAATCAGGATAAGCACACAATTGGGGATAAACTGGAGGAGAGAAGCCATGATCACATCCAGTCCTAAGTGGGATTAGGGAGGCTATTCTGTCTGATTAGATTAACTTGGAATGTGGAGTTTCTGGAATATTTTGGTGATAAAAACACTGAATATCTTCCTACTGAAGAAATATATCCCCAAAGTCAACGAGCaaggaataaatgaaagactTGAAAAATGTTTGGTTTATTCAAAAAACCAAATGACGAATGATGAAGGCTGGAGGAGGGATGGCAGTGGACACACAGAGGAAGACCTGTGAGAGACTCATGGGAATTCAGGCAGAGGTGCCTCCAGATTCCTGGTTAGGGATGACTGGGTGTCCACTCATTAACAGTtgggaagcagaaaaagaaaccgGTTTTGGGGAGAAGACAGCTTTGATTTAGATGTGTTGAATGCAGGGTTTCTACAGTTCTTCCAGATATAGATGTCCCGTAAGTGGTTGGGGAGTGGAGTTCAGGAAAGTAGAAGTGTAGATTTGAGAGTTACAGGTGAGTAGATGGTAATGAAAGCCATAAATATGGATGAGGTTATTGATGGGGAAATGTGTGGAGAAGACCTGAAAAGAAGGCTGAGGACAGAACCTTGAGGAGCAAGTAGAGAGAGGAGCCCATGAAGGAGACTCTGAATCGCCGGATGCCCTGGTTTGTTCTGTGTGGGATTCgaggagagacaggaggagaatTGGAAGAGTGGCAGAGTGGGGCTCAGGGTGAAGAGAGTTCTGGCGAGAGACTGGTCAGTGGGATCTGGTGCCACCTACTTGAAATACAATGACTAGAATCCCTGTTGGATTTGGCAACTGAGAGATCTGAAgaagggaggagtagagagattTCAGAGGAAAACCGAGGGTATGATCTGATTTTACTGGTTTGAGGTGTAAACGAGAGGAAGTAGGTTGATTGTGGACTACTTTTCCAAGAAGGCTGGCTCTGAAGAGAAGTAGGTAGCAATACTGAGAGATGGTTAGCCCTGAAAGAGGGCACCATGCAAACATTTTTACTACAGGAATCTAGCCCACCAGGAAATGTTAATCTAGGTAAAATCACTTCATTGGTAAGCAGATGTCATTTCTAATCCTGGTTCTGTGACCCCTTGTACTTAAAGAGGGTCTCAAATAAGGATCATCTTACCTTCCTCATCTCAAAGAGTGATGAAGAGCAAATGAGAGAAGGCACTGTCAGATTAAGAGACATTCCACAGATGGACTACATCAGAGGAGACGAGGAGCCCCGAGCGGCGTGGATAACCGCAGGCCTCTGTAACAGTCCCCACCACTTTTGGCCTCGTAATCTCGCTACTTGAAGTTGTCTGCCCTACCCTGGAACGGTGGTATTTGAACTCCCGTCCCTGGGCTGTTTATGCATTTACTGCTCAGCTtctccccattccttcctcccttctacCCCAGTACATCGTGAAGTGCCATGGCAACACACTGCTGCCCCAGTTCCTGGGGATGTACCGAGTCAGCGTGGACAGCGAAGACAGCTACATGCTTGTGATGCGCAACATGTTTAGCCACCGTCTTCCTGTGCACAGGAAGTATGACCTCAAGGTAAGAAGAGGATAGCTAGGGCTGAGGGAGAGGCTCCTGATGGCCTGAGAATGGGGAAGGGCCTGGGAGGGCACGTCGATGGTTCGTTTCAAAGGAAAGAAGACTGTGGGTTTGAGTACTTGTCTTAGGAGCTGGAGCCTGACTATTCTTTTAGCCACTTCTGCTGACTTGATCTTTGGGTCTCTCCACAGGGCTCCCTAGTGTCCCGAGAAGCCAGCGATAAGGAAAAGGTGATACTAATATTAGATGAtagggtgaggggtgagggagggcagaTAAAGGGATCTCTTTAGGATAGAGGTAGGGATCGTCAGCTACTTATTCTTATCTTAAACCgccaaagagaagagagatgtAAACCTGTGCTGATCCAGGGATTAAATGTTTGGAATGCGCAGTGGAAAAAGGTGCTTTCTCACTGGCATAGGTTATTTCCTGTGGAAGGTTTGGGGATGGATGAAGATGACAAACtttaagagtcaaatgcttaccCTCTACCCTCCACTCCGGGTTCTTTGTATCAAGCAGCTGTTTTTgcttaagaagaagaaagaaaagtcagcaTGAGGGGTCTTGACTGAAAGCCATAAGCAGAAGGTAATGGGATGTGATTTGGGGTACCGCTGCAGTGACTGAGTCTGGAGAAGCCACTGGAGCTAAGAACAGCCTCTGGGGCAGCATTGCAGTGTGGAGTCAGAGAGGGGCTGTAAGATCTCTCTCCCCTCAAAGCCACTGAGTTGGACGTAGAGCCCCAGGTAGGGCATGGTTCTCTGAG
The Lynx canadensis isolate LIC74 chromosome B4, mLynCan4.pri.v2, whole genome shotgun sequence DNA segment above includes these coding regions:
- the PIP4K2C gene encoding phosphatidylinositol 5-phosphate 4-kinase type-2 gamma; its protein translation is MASSSVPPATVSAATAAPGPGFGFASKTKKKHFVQQKVKVFRAADPLVGVFLWGVAHSINELSQVPPPVMLLPDDFKASSKIKVNNHLFHRENLPSHFKFKEYCPQVFRNLRDRFGIDDQDYLVSLTRSPPSESEGSDGRFLISYDRTLVIKEVSSEDIADMHSNLSNYHQYIVKCHGNTLLPQFLGMYRVSVDSEDSYMLVMRNMFSHRLPVHRKYDLKGSLVSREASDKEKVKELPTLKDMDFLNKNQKVYIGEEEKKVFLEKLKRDVEFLVQLKIMDYSLLLGIHDIIRGSDPEEEGPVREEESEGDGDCSLTGPPALVGSYGTSPEGIGGYIHSHRPLGPGEFESFIDVYAIRSAEGAPQKEVYFMGLIDILTQYDAKKKAAHAAKTVKHGAGAEISTVHPEQYAKRFLDFITNIFA